GGATACTTTCAGCGGCATTTCGGATCTGGATTAGCTGCGATGCGATGCTGACAGCAATTTCTGGTACGGTTTTCGAGTTAATATCTAAGCCAATCGGTGCGTAGACCCGTTGGAGATTCTCTTTGGAAATTCCGGCTTCCATCAAATCATCGAATATCAGTTTAATTTTCCGACGGCTACCTATTAAACCGATGTAACGGGCATCCGACTCAACGACGCTGTGTAACGCAGATTCATCGTGCTGGTGCCCACGGGTGACAATTACGACGTAGGTCAGTGGGGTAATCGGATAATTTCGGAGTTCGGTCGCGATGTCGCCAATGATGATTTCGTCTGCCTCTGGCAAGCGTTCCTTAGAGGCAAAGTCGGCGCGATCATCAACAATAGCGATGTCGAAATCTAACCAGCTGCCGAGATGACAGAGTGCCTGACCGACATGACCTGCGCCAGCAATGAGCAGCGTCGGACGCGGTTGCAACGGCTCCAAGAAGACTGCAGTCGAGTCTTCCTCACGAAATACACTCGCTCTGTTGTTTTCGAGGATTCCAGCGGTCTCCTCTTCAACTGCCGCTTCCAACGTCGCATCGCCCAATGTACCGATGCGTTCACCCGTAGCAGCGAAGATCATCTTCATGCCGACATTGACATTCTGCTTGGCACTCGTCACAACTGTAGCATAAACGAGGGGTGTGTTTTCTGCATTCAGCGTTTGGAGCCGCTCAAACATCTCCGCTTCCGCTTCAGTCTTTGGCAGATCAATGAAGATTTTCATATTTCCGCCACAGATAAGTCCATCATCCCAACCGTAATCGCTGTCCAATTGAAATTCAAGGAGCCGTGGTATTCCGCCTTGCATCAACCCAATGGCTTGTCGTCGCGCCTCGGCTTCAACACACCCACCACCGAGTGTGCCGATATTCCGCAGATCGGGAAGGATGAGTAACTTTGACCCCGGTTTCTGTGGCGTTGAACCCTTCGTTTCTACGACAGTACAGTAGGCAGCGACTTGATCGGATTCAATGAGTTCTGGGATTTTTTGATATATTTCTCTCATCTTTTTTTACCAGTCGGC
The sequence above is a segment of the Candidatus Poribacteria bacterium genome. Coding sequences within it:
- a CDS encoding XdhC family protein, whose amino-acid sequence is MREIYQKIPELIESDQVAAYCTVVETKGSTPQKPGSKLLILPDLRNIGTLGGGCVEAEARRQAIGLMQGGIPRLLEFQLDSDYGWDDGLICGGNMKIFIDLPKTEAEAEMFERLQTLNAENTPLVYATVVTSAKQNVNVGMKMIFAATGERIGTLGDATLEAAVEEETAGILENNRASVFREEDSTAVFLEPLQPRPTLLIAGAGHVGQALCHLGSWLDFDIAIVDDRADFASKERLPEADEIIIGDIATELRNYPITPLTYVVIVTRGHQHDESALHSVVESDARYIGLIGSRRKIKLIFDDLMEAGISKENLQRVYAPIGLDINSKTVPEIAVSIASQLIQIRNAAESIHTFDTQPVRMPTVKIAEA